GCCGCGAGACCGCCAGATCGGCATCTTCGAGGATCGGATCGTCACGGTTCCCAACCTCATCTCGCTGGCCCGCCTCGCCTGCATCCCCGTGTTTCTCTGGCTGCTGTTCAGCGAAGACGACCGCCTGGGCGCGGCACTCCTGTGGGCCGTCGTCGGCGCCACCGACTGGGTCGACGGATGGTGGGCCCGGAAGTTCGACGTGGTCAGCGAGTTCGGGAAGCTGATCGACCCGGTGACCGACCGGGCGGTGTTGATCGTGGGTGTGTTCGCGGTCGGGGTCGACGGGTCGGTGCCGTGGTGGTTGGTCGGCCTCACGCTCGCCCGCGAAGTGCTCGTGGCCATCGCGGGCGTCGTGCTCGGGGCACTCGGTGCCCGCCGCATCGACGTCACGTGGTGGGGCAAGTGCGCGACCTTCGGCCTGTATTTCGCCTTCCCACTGCTGCTCGGCGGCGCGTCGGATGCGGGTGTCGCCGATGCCCTCCGCTGGGCCGGGTGGGCCTGTGCGATACCCTCGCTGATCTACTCCTACCTCTCGGCCGCGCAGTACATCCCTCTCGGACTCACGGCGCTGCGCGAAGGTCGTCTCGACCGGGCCTAGTCGTCGGGGTCATCCACAGTGACGGTGAAGACGAACGGGGTCGACGTGTCGGTCCCGCCGCCGTCATCGCGGAGCTCGATCGTGATGGTCGAGGTGCCGAACGAGGACCCGGTGAAGGTGAGGGCACCCGACGAGTCGACGGCCGGCGGGACGGAGAAGATTCCAGGGTTCGTGTTCCCGGTGACCACGAAGGAGAGGACCTGCGACGATTCGTTGGCTGCGCCGGCCGATATCGCCGACGCCCAGCCGGCGAACGTTGCTGATCCCGGGAAAACCGTTCTGTCGGGCCCGCCGGTGAAGCTCGGGGCGTCGTTCACCGCGGTGATGGTGAAGGAGACCGTCGCGGTGGCGCACAGCCCGACGCTGTCGCACACCTGGTAGTCGAACGACTCGGCGCCGTTGGCGTCGGCGGTCGGGGTGTAGTCGATGGTGCCGTCGGGGCGCGGTACCGCCGTGCCGCGAGACGCAGGCGACGTGATGGTCACGCTCGTGGGATCGATGTTGGGATCGACGTCGTTGGCGAGCACATCGATGTTCACGGTGGCTGCGTCCTCGAGGATCGCGGCTTCCGCATCATCGACGGCCACAGGTGCCACGTTGGCGGTGGTGAGCACCAGGGCGCTCGGGTAGTCGGCCGTCATCGCGATCCACATGTCGTGCTTGGTGAACTGGACCCAGAGCACGAGTTCGTGGCCGGGCAGCACGTCGTGGGTGACGGTGCCGAGATCGATCTCGCGGTACGACCATTCGTCGTCCTCATCGCCCCATTCCTCGACGAAGAAGTCGGTCGATGCGATGGAGGTGCAGCTACTGCCGAGGCAGTCGTACAGCCAGATGTAGGGATGGGTGTCGTGATCCCCGTGGAAACCCGCGGTGCTCGACCAGAGCTGGAGGGTGACCGGTCCGTCGAGCGAGACGGTGCCGGCCGACGCCGGAAGGGTCCAGGTCTGGTACTCGTCACCCGGCGGGGAGAACAGGCGACCGAGCAGGCTGCCGCTCTTCTCGATCGTCAGTCCGGGGTCGTCGTCGCCGTCGGCGTCGAAGACGGGATCGCTCGAGGCGGGTGGTGCAACCACGAGATCGTAGTCGTCGGCCGAGCCGCCGCGGTCGTCGAGGTACCAGCTGACAGTGGAGATGCCGTCGTCGATGAGCACCCGGACGGTGGCGACGTCGGTGGAGCCCCCCGGATCGCGGACGCGGTAGACGAACGTATCGGTACCGACGAATCCGGGGTCGGGTGTGTAGGTGAACGAGCCGTCGGCTGCGAGGACGACGGAGCCGTCGGAGGGGACGACGACCGGGGTGGTTTCGACGGTGAGCGGTTCGCGGTCGGGATCGCCGTCGTTCGTGAGCAGGCCCGGAGCGACGACGACGAGATCGGTGTCCTCGGCGCCGGCATAGCCGTCGTCGGCTGCGATCGGTGCGTCGGGCCCCGGAGTGACCGTGAACCGGCCGACTGCGCTGTCGCTGCCGCCGGCGCCATCGGTCACCGTGTAGGAGAAGGTGATCACGCCGTTCCAGTCGGCACCGGGTACGAAACGGAACACGCCACCGCTCTGGAGCGTGAGTGTGCCGTACTC
The genomic region above belongs to Acidimicrobiales bacterium and contains:
- a CDS encoding CDP-alcohol phosphatidyltransferase family protein — encoded protein: MSPDEPPPRDRQIGIFEDRIVTVPNLISLARLACIPVFLWLLFSEDDRLGAALLWAVVGATDWVDGWWARKFDVVSEFGKLIDPVTDRAVLIVGVFAVGVDGSVPWWLVGLTLAREVLVAIAGVVLGALGARRIDVTWWGKCATFGLYFAFPLLLGGASDAGVADALRWAGWACAIPSLIYSYLSAAQYIPLGLTALREGRLDRA